GCGTTGACCGGCAAGCAGGTGATGCTGCCGATGAACTCCGGCGCCGAGGCCGTCGAGACCGCGCTCAAGGTCAGCCGACGCTGGGGCTACCAGGTCAAGGGCGTGCCCGAGGACGAGGCGGTCGTCATCGTGATGGGCGGCAACTTCCACGGCCGCACCACGACGATCGTGAGCTTCTCCGACGACCCGGACGCGTCGACGGCGTACGGGCCGTTCACCCCCGGCTTCCGCCTCGTGCCGTACGGCGACGCCGCCGCCCTGCGCGCCGCCGTGGAGGAGCGGGCCGGCCGGGTCGTCGCGGTGCTGCTCGAGCCGATCCAGGGCGAGGGCGGCGTGGTCATCCCGCCCGAGGGCTTCCTGCGCGACGTGCGGGAGATCTGCTCCGAGCACGGCGTGCTCATGGTCGCCGACGAGATCCAGTCGGGCCTGGGGCGCGCCGGCCGCACGTTCGCCTGCGACCACGAGGGCGTGGTGCCCGACGTCTACGTGCTCGGCAAGGCGCTGGGCGGCGGCCTCTACCCGGTCTCGGCGATCGCGGCGGACCACGACGTGCTCGACGTGATCACGCCGGGCTCGCACGGCTCGACCTTCGGCGGCAACCCGCTCGCGGCGGCCATCGGCCACGAGGTCGTGCAGATGCTGATGACCGGCGAGCACCAGCGGCAGGCCGCGGTCCTGGGGGAGCGGCTGCGCGCGGGGCTCGCGCCGCTGGTGGCCGAGGGCCGGCTGGCGGAGGTGCGGATCCGCGGCCTGTGGGCGGGTCTCGACGTGGCGCCGGGCGGACCGACCGGGCGTGAGCTGTGCGAGCGGCTGCTCGCCGAGGGGGTGCTGGCCAAGGACACCCACGGCCACACCATCCGGCTCGCCCCGCCGCTGGTGTGCACCGAGGAGGACGTCGACGTGCTCGTCGCCGCCCTCCACACCTCCCTGCCCCGCATGTGACGCCGGGGGGCTCCCGCATTTAGCGCGGGGGGTTTCTCGCAGGCAACGCGTGAGGGTTCTCGCATGTAACGCGGGGTTATGGACGCCGACCAAGGCGTGCACCCCTTGGTCCCCGTCCATAACCCCGCGTTACATGGGTTCCCGTGAGCCGTCTCAGCCCTGCTGGAGCTGGTGCATCGCCCGCTCGAAGGACCAGCCGGCGGCGGCCCACGGGCCGGTCGGCTCGTCGGGGTCGGTGAAGTTCAGCAGGTGCGTGGTGAGGTCGGCCGAGAAGGTCTCGCTCGCCTCCAACGGCAGCAGTGACGGCAGGTTGTCGATGGCGATGACGTCGAGCGGCCCGCCGGCGCCCTCGAAGCGGCGCACCGGGTCGTCCCAGCTGGTGATGGCGGTGTTCACCGGCAGCATGTTCGCGTCCGAGGTGACGTCGCAGGTGACGTCGGCGATGAGCCGCATGCGGCGCTCGCGGTCGAGGTCCGCGGGCGTGACGAACGGCGTCTGCGGGGTCTTGATGCCGACGCAGTTGACGACGTAGTCGTGGCGGAACAGGTCGTCCATGTCGAGACGCTCGGTCTCGAGACGGTCCCAGCGGGTCGGCTCGTGGTGGTTGACGGCCAGCGCCGCCCGGGCGCCGCGTCCCGAACGACCGCGCGCCCCGGTGACGAGGATGTCGGCGTCGGCCACCGCGTCGTGCGCGTCGCGCAGCTGCTGGTCGAGGTCGGCCTTGGCCAGGTGGGTCAGCGGGGACTCGAGCCGCCCGGCGAGCTGCAGCACGCCCAGCGCCGCGCCGACGTACCCGGCCCAGTAGCCGAAGGCGACCACGCGCCGCGCCTGGTCGTCGAGCAGGTACTCGACGTCGAAGAGCCGACCGCCGCCGGCCTCGAAGCGGCCCAGCGTCTCGGTGGCGTCGCTCTGGCCCTTGAAGGCGTGCGCGAAGTAGACGTGCGTGTGGCGCAGCTCCCGGGGCTCCTCGGGGAGCTCCTTGATGCCGACGACCACGACGTCGTCCGCGGCGTCGACCCAGCTGCCCGGCTCGGCGATCTCGGCACCCGCCGAGTGGTAGTCCTCGGTCGGGACGATCCGCTGCGGGGAGTCCTCGACGGTGACGCGGAAGCCCTCGTCGAGCAGTCGCAGGACGTCGGCGGGGACGACGGGGGCCCGGCGCTCGGTGGCGCGGGACTCGTGACGGATCCAGAAGTGGGTCGAGGCCATGGGCTCCATCATCCCGTACGCCGACCCGTGCTCCGGACACGCACCCGGCTCACGCGAGCGCGGGGTGAGTCCGCGATCAGCTGAAGCGGTGACCCTTGCCGAGGGCGACCACACCGGTGTCGCTGACGGTGAACCCGCGGCGGCGGTCCTCGTCGTGGTCGATGCCGATGAGAGCGCCGTCGGGGACGACCACGTTCTTGTCGATGATCGCGTTGCGCACCACCGCGCCCTTGCCGATGCGCACGTTGTCGAGCAGCACGCTGCGCTGCACCGAGGCGCTGTCGGAGACGTAGGAGTGCACGCCGATCACGGTCTCGTCGACGGTGGCACCGGAGACGATCGAGCCGGCGCAGACGATCGAGTCGCGCACCGACGCACCGTGGACGAACTTCGAGCCCGGCAGCTGGTGGTGCGAGGTGAAGATCGGCCAGGAGTCGTTGTAGAGGTTGAAGATCGGCACCGCGGAGACGAGGTCGAGGTGGGCCTCGTGGTAGTTGTCGAGCGTCCCGACGTCGCGCCAGTAGTCGCGGTCGCGCGAGGTCGAGCCGGCCACGTCGTTGCGCTTGAAGTCGTAGACCGCCGCGCGTCCCTGGCTCACCAGCATGGGGATGATGTCGCCGCCCATGTCGTGGCGCGAGCCCTCGTCCTTGGCGTCCTTCTCGAGCGCCTCCACCAGCGCGTCGGCGGTGAAGACGTAGTTGCCCATGGAGGCGAACGACTCGTCGGGGGAGTCCACGAGGCCCGGCGGCTCGGGCGGCTTCTCGAGGAACTCCTCGATGGTCACGCCGTCCTCGGCGGTCTTGATGACGCCGAAGGCGAACGCCTCCTCGCGGGGGACGCGGATGCCGGCGACGGTGACGTCGGCGCCGGACTCGACGTGCGCGGCCACCATCTGCGAGGCGTCCATGCGGTAGACGTGGTCGGCGCCGAAGACGACGATGTAGTCGGGCCGCTCGTCGATGATGAGGTTCATCGACTGGTAGATCGCGTCGGCGCTGCCCTGGTACCACTGCTTGCCGCGGCGCTGCTGGGCCGGGACCGGGGCGACGTACTGCCCGAGCATCGACGACAGCCGCCAGCTCTGCGAGATGTGGCGGTCGAGGCTGTGCGACTTGTACTGCGTCAGCACCGCGATCTTCGTGTAGCCGGCGTTGACGAGATTCGACAGTGCGAAGTCGATCAGCCGGTAGGAGCCGCCGAACGGCACCGCAGGTTTCGCCCGGTCGACCGTGAGCGGCATCAGCCGCTTCCCCTCGCCGCCGGCCAGGACAATGCTCAGGACCCGTGCCATGGGGTGACCCTAGTCGGATTAGTTGCGCAGGTCACACCGCGGCCCCGGAGGGCTAGATTCAGCGCATGCGCGTCTCCGTCCTCACCCGCGAGTACCCACCCTTCGTCTACGGCGGGGCGGGGGTGCACGTCGACTTCCTCGTCCGCGAGCTCCGACGCCTCGTCGACGTCGACGTCCTCTGCCTCGGCGAGGAGCGTGAGGGCGCGACGTCGTACGCCGAGAAGGACCCGCGACTGGGCTCGGCGAACTCGACGCTGCACCTGCTCTCGGCCGACGTGGCGATGGCCGCCGGCGCCGAGGGCTCCGACGTCGTGCACTCGCACACCTGGTACGCCAACATGGCCGGGCACTTCGCCAAGCTCCTGTACGACGTGCCGCACGTCGTGACGGCGCACTCGCTGGAGCCGCAGCGGCCGTGGAAGGCCGAGCAGCTCGGTGGCGGCTACCGCGTGTCGTCGTGGGCCGAGCGCACGGCGTACGAGGCCGCCGACGCCGTGGTGGCCGTCAGCGCCGGCATGCGCGCCGACATCCTCGAGGCCTACCCGTCGGTCGACCCGGCCAAGGTGCACGTGATCTACAACGGCATCGACACCGAGCTCTACGCCCCGGACGAGAACACCGACGTGCTGGAGCGGATCGGCGTCGACCTGACCCGGCCCTACGTCGCCTTCGTCGGGCGCATCACGCGGCAGAAGGGGGTGCCACACCTGCTGCGGGCCGGGCTCCAGCTCGACCCCGCCGTGCAGCTGGTGCTGCTCGCCGGCGCCGCCGACACCCCGGAGCTGGCGGCCGAGACCGACGCGCTGATCGCGGAGCTTCGGCGGTCGCGCGACGGCGTCTTCGTGGTCTCGGAGATGCTGCCTCGCCCCGACGTGCGTCAGGTCCTGACCCACGCGATGGCGTTCTGCTGCCCGTCGGTCTACGAGCCGCTGGGGATCGTGAACCTCGAGGCGATGGCGTGCGACACCGCCGTCGTGGCCAGCCGCGTCGGGGGCATCCCCGAGGTCGTGAACCACGAGGAGACCGGGATCCTGGTCGACCTCAGTCCGGACGACCCGGCGGACTTCGAGCGGCGCTTCGCCGAGGCGGTCAACCGGCTCGCGGCCGACCCGGACTTGGCGCGGCGGATGGGGGAGGCCGGTCGTCGACGGGCCGTCGAGTCGTTCGGCTGGGACGCGGTCGCGCGGGAGACCGTGGAGCTGTACCGCTCGCTGCGCTGAGGCGCCGGCTGCCCCGGCGGTCGGTGCCGAGGTCCGTCGGCAGCGGGGGGCGTGACGACTCGATCCGTTGTTCATGCCCCGTTGGGATGACGGCAACCGCGGCGGAACTTGCCGTTATCGGGTTGTTACCCCAGACTGTCGGCGGACACGGGCTCTCGGGGAGACCAACGCCCGTTTCACTGACCGCATCAGTCGGGAAGGGGCATCAGGCGTGCGAGTGGCCGTGGCCGGAGTGGCGTCGGGCGTGCGACGCAGCATCGTCGATCTCCTCGTCGCCGAGGGGCACGACGTCGTCACCGCTCCCCGGGGCAGTCAGCGCCCTGCGCTCGACGGCTGCCGGGCTCTCGTCCACGTCCCGGACCAGCTCCCGCACACGCTCGGCGCCCGCTGGGCCCAGCGCTGGCCGGCCCACGACCACCTCCACGCCCACGGCGTGCACCGGCTGGTCGACCAGGCCTGCGCGGCCGGCGTGCGCCGCATCGTCCACCTCAGCGGCTCCTGGCTGTACGCCGACCAGGGTGACGACTGGGTGAGCGAGGAGTCCCCGATCTGCGTGACGGCCGCGACCGAGCCGCTCGCGGTCGGCGAGATGGCCGTGCAGGACGCCGCCGACTGCGTGCGCACGAGCGTGGTGCTGAGGCTCGGCCAGGTCGTGGGTGACACCCCGCTGACCCGGTGGACGCTGCGCGCTGCCGCGGCGGGACGGCCCTACGGCGTCGGCGACCCCGACGGCTTCGCCCACCTCGTGCACAGCGACGACGTGGCCACGGCCGTGCTCGCCTCCCTCGAGGCGCCCTCGGGGATCTACAACGTCGGCGCCGCCCCCGTCCGACGGGCCGACGTCGTCTCGGCGTACGCCGCCGCGGTGGACCGCGGCACCGGACACTTCCTGGGGCCCGTCACCCGTCGGCTGGCCGGCTCGCGGATCGAGCCGTTCGAGCGGTCGCTGCGCGTGAGCTCCGACCGGTTCGCGGCGGCGACCGGCTGGTCGCCGCGCCACGCGACGTTCTCCCGCTCCTGGTTCGAGGCCGCGGAGAACCTGCTGGTCCTCAGGTGACCGAGCCGGCCCAGTCCGACCCGGCCCAGTCCGACCCGGCCCAGCCCGACCCGGAGCTGACCGGTGCTGGCCGGCAGAGCGCGGACGAGCCCGGTGCGACCGGGTCCGACCCGGCGTCCGATCGCGCGGCGCGAGCCCAGGAGGCCGAGCGCCGCCGACGCCGCGACCGTGTCTTCGGAGCAGTGCTCGCCGACACCACGGCCGACGAGCGCGGCCACGGCTCCTCAGCGGGCGACCGCTCCCGCGACGACGAGCTGCGCCGCAACGTCCCGCCCCACCACGGCTGACCCTCCCTTCCCCCACGAAACGTCAGTCGTGCACGCGCGAAGCGTCGGTTGTGCACGCGCGAAGCGTCGGTTGTGCACGCGCGAAGCGTCAGTTGTGCACGCGCGACACGTCAGTTGTGCAGGGGCCCTCGACGAGTCGGTAGGGCGATCCGCTCGTTCGATCAGCCAGGGGTCGCCGTACTCCACGAAGGTGACGACTGCGCAGAATCGGCAGCCCCTCCATCACGCCGGACGGGTGCGCGCGTCCCGAGTGACGCTTCGCGCGTACATCAGCGACGTTTCGCGCGTACAACTGACGCTTCGCGCGTGCATGAGCGACGTTTCGCGCGGCAGAACTGGCGTCCCGGCAAGCCGACGCCCGGCTCGCGCGGGTG
This DNA window, taken from Nocardioides sp. HDW12B, encodes the following:
- the rocD gene encoding ornithine--oxo-acid transaminase — translated: MALHRSDSDPTGPADPGDPAGTGTAGGAVPPRSSADHVALTERWAAHNYHPLPVVLASGDGAWVTDVEGRRYLDCLAGYSALNFGHSHPRLVARAAAQLPRLTLTSRAFFNDQLGPFAEALCALTGKQVMLPMNSGAEAVETALKVSRRWGYQVKGVPEDEAVVIVMGGNFHGRTTTIVSFSDDPDASTAYGPFTPGFRLVPYGDAAALRAAVEERAGRVVAVLLEPIQGEGGVVIPPEGFLRDVREICSEHGVLMVADEIQSGLGRAGRTFACDHEGVVPDVYVLGKALGGGLYPVSAIAADHDVLDVITPGSHGSTFGGNPLAAAIGHEVVQMLMTGEHQRQAAVLGERLRAGLAPLVAEGRLAEVRIRGLWAGLDVAPGGPTGRELCERLLAEGVLAKDTHGHTIRLAPPLVCTEEDVDVLVAALHTSLPRM
- a CDS encoding saccharopine dehydrogenase; translation: MASTHFWIRHESRATERRAPVVPADVLRLLDEGFRVTVEDSPQRIVPTEDYHSAGAEIAEPGSWVDAADDVVVVGIKELPEEPRELRHTHVYFAHAFKGQSDATETLGRFEAGGGRLFDVEYLLDDQARRVVAFGYWAGYVGAALGVLQLAGRLESPLTHLAKADLDQQLRDAHDAVADADILVTGARGRSGRGARAALAVNHHEPTRWDRLETERLDMDDLFRHDYVVNCVGIKTPQTPFVTPADLDRERRMRLIADVTCDVTSDANMLPVNTAITSWDDPVRRFEGAGGPLDVIAIDNLPSLLPLEASETFSADLTTHLLNFTDPDEPTGPWAAAGWSFERAMHQLQQG
- the glgC gene encoding glucose-1-phosphate adenylyltransferase yields the protein MARVLSIVLAGGEGKRLMPLTVDRAKPAVPFGGSYRLIDFALSNLVNAGYTKIAVLTQYKSHSLDRHISQSWRLSSMLGQYVAPVPAQQRRGKQWYQGSADAIYQSMNLIIDERPDYIVVFGADHVYRMDASQMVAAHVESGADVTVAGIRVPREEAFAFGVIKTAEDGVTIEEFLEKPPEPPGLVDSPDESFASMGNYVFTADALVEALEKDAKDEGSRHDMGGDIIPMLVSQGRAAVYDFKRNDVAGSTSRDRDYWRDVGTLDNYHEAHLDLVSAVPIFNLYNDSWPIFTSHHQLPGSKFVHGASVRDSIVCAGSIVSGATVDETVIGVHSYVSDSASVQRSVLLDNVRIGKGAVVRNAIIDKNVVVPDGALIGIDHDEDRRRGFTVSDTGVVALGKGHRFS
- the glgA gene encoding glycogen synthase, yielding MRVSVLTREYPPFVYGGAGVHVDFLVRELRRLVDVDVLCLGEEREGATSYAEKDPRLGSANSTLHLLSADVAMAAGAEGSDVVHSHTWYANMAGHFAKLLYDVPHVVTAHSLEPQRPWKAEQLGGGYRVSSWAERTAYEAADAVVAVSAGMRADILEAYPSVDPAKVHVIYNGIDTELYAPDENTDVLERIGVDLTRPYVAFVGRITRQKGVPHLLRAGLQLDPAVQLVLLAGAADTPELAAETDALIAELRRSRDGVFVVSEMLPRPDVRQVLTHAMAFCCPSVYEPLGIVNLEAMACDTAVVASRVGGIPEVVNHEETGILVDLSPDDPADFERRFAEAVNRLAADPDLARRMGEAGRRRAVESFGWDAVARETVELYRSLR
- a CDS encoding NAD(P)-dependent oxidoreductase, whose translation is MRVAVAGVASGVRRSIVDLLVAEGHDVVTAPRGSQRPALDGCRALVHVPDQLPHTLGARWAQRWPAHDHLHAHGVHRLVDQACAAGVRRIVHLSGSWLYADQGDDWVSEESPICVTAATEPLAVGEMAVQDAADCVRTSVVLRLGQVVGDTPLTRWTLRAAAAGRPYGVGDPDGFAHLVHSDDVATAVLASLEAPSGIYNVGAAPVRRADVVSAYAAAVDRGTGHFLGPVTRRLAGSRIEPFERSLRVSSDRFAAATGWSPRHATFSRSWFEAAENLLVLR